A window of Flammeovirga kamogawensis genomic DNA:
TTGATCCTAAAAACCCACCACTTGGTGAAGACGGAGAGGTAGATTACAAAGAAGATTTCTTTGGTAAGCCTGTAAACTTATCAGTTTCTGGACAATTAGAAGCAGAAGTTGGAGCAATGGCTTTAGGTGATGTTTATACATTCGGACCTACATTCCGTGCAGAAAATTCAAACACTTCTCGTCACTTGGCAGAATTCTGGATGATAGAACCAGAAATGGCTTTCTATGATTTAGTAGATAACATGGACCTTGCAGAAGAAATGATCAAGTATTTGATTGATTATGCAATGGAACAGTGCCCTGAAGATTTAGAATTCTTAAACCAACGTTACGCACAAGAGGAAAAAACAAAACCTCAAAACCAACGTGCTGAACTAGGTTTATTAGAGCGTTTAAAATTTGTTTCTGATAACAACTTTGAACGTTTAACATATACAGAAGCAATCGAAGTATTAAGACGTTCTAAACCGTTTAAAAAAGGTAAATTTAAATATCCTGTTGAGTGGGGTGTAGATTTATCTTCTGAACATGAGCGTTATTTAGTAGAGAAAGAATATAAAAAGCCTGTAATCTTAACGGATTACCCTAAAGAGATTAAATCTTTCTACATGAAGCAAAACGAAGATGGTAAAACTGTAGCAGCAATGGACGTATTGTTCCCTGGTATAGGTGAAATCATTGGAGGTTCTCAGCGTGAAGAAAATTTAGAGAAACTTGTAAAAAGAATGGAAGAAATGGATGTACCGCAAGAAGAATTGTGGTGGTATTTAGAGCTTCGTAAATTTGGAACAGCTCCTCACTCTGGATTTGGTTTAGGTTTTGAAAGAATTGTATTATTTGTTACAGGAATGGGTAACATTCGTGATGTAATACCTTTCCCACGTGCTCCTAAAAGTGCAGACTTTTAAGATCGGAAAAGTTTAAACAAAAAAATGGCTTCAAAATTAATTTTTGAAGCCATTTTTTTATTGAAATGATTTTACTTTTGTTGTCATATTATCTACTGGCCACCAGCCTAATGATGGAAGGTATTTATATGTAAACTTTCTCCAAGTAATTTTTCCTGTTTTTTTACTTTTCTTTTTTATTCTCCAAATAATCAAGCATTCTTGATGATCAGTTGGATCGGTATATATTCTGATAAAATCTTTTCCTTCTTTTACATAATCAAGTAAAATGTTGTCATTTTTTTTATCAACAAGCATCACATGATTAATACCTTCTTTTAAAAGTTCTATTGATCCATTAGCAGCCAAACCTCTAATAAAAGGTGCTGTTTTAATTTTTGGAGCAGTCATCATATGATTGTATGCTTTTTTTTTCTTCTTTTTATCATCATCAAGATTATTAGAAGCAAAAATTGACATTGAAAATATATGAATAAGTAGGGCTATTATAGTAAGGTTTTTCATAACATCGTATAGATTTATTTAATCTAGAGACATTTTTGTAATAAGATTGATCAATAGTATTTACTATTATTAAAGTCTATTATCTATCATTTAAAATTGAAATTATGGCATTTGATGAGTTTTTAGGAGAAAGAATAACCAGGTTTTTTACATCACAAAAAGTGGAATATTACTCAAAAAAAATGATGGGAGGGCTTATCTTCATGATCAACAATAAGATGAGCTGTGGAATCCATATAGATAAAAAATATGGAGATAGTTTATTAATGGCTAAAATTGGAGAAGAGCAGTATGCTTTTGAAATAGAAAAACCATGTTGTTTACCTATGGATTTTACAGGTAGACCAATGAAAGGATACATCTATATAACTCCAGAGGGTTTTGACCTTGATACAGACCTTGAATATTGGTTAGAATTGGTACTTTCTTTTAATAGAAAAAATAATTGATCAAAAAAAAAGGAAGTCATTAGACTTCCTTAATTTATTAATTAAATGCTTTTACTTTTTCTTTATTATTATCAACAGGTCTCCATCCTGTAGTAGGAAAATGCTTATAACTGTGCAAATCCCACTTAATTTCTCCTGTTTTTTTATTTACTTTATTGATAGACCAAATAACCATTGCTTTATTACCATCAGCATTGTCAGTATAAACTCTAACAAAGTCTTTACCTTCTTTTAGATGATCAAATAAAATGTTATCTGTTTCAGTATCTACTAACATT
This region includes:
- the asnS gene encoding asparagine--tRNA ligase, with protein sequence MRRTKIKDLLAHGEIGAKVTVKGWVRTFRSNRFIALNDGSTINNLQAVVDFENTSEDLLKRLTTSAAVSIEGTILESQGKGQRIEIEVENLEILGDADPEEYPLQPKKHSLEFLREKAHLRPRTQVMSAVYRVRNALAYGIHKFFNEKGFVYMHTPIITGSDAEGAGETFRVSTIDPKNPPLGEDGEVDYKEDFFGKPVNLSVSGQLEAEVGAMALGDVYTFGPTFRAENSNTSRHLAEFWMIEPEMAFYDLVDNMDLAEEMIKYLIDYAMEQCPEDLEFLNQRYAQEEKTKPQNQRAELGLLERLKFVSDNNFERLTYTEAIEVLRRSKPFKKGKFKYPVEWGVDLSSEHERYLVEKEYKKPVILTDYPKEIKSFYMKQNEDGKTVAAMDVLFPGIGEIIGGSQREENLEKLVKRMEEMDVPQEELWWYLELRKFGTAPHSGFGLGFERIVLFVTGMGNIRDVIPFPRAPKSADF
- a CDS encoding TfoX/Sxy family protein — encoded protein: MAFDEFLGERITRFFTSQKVEYYSKKMMGGLIFMINNKMSCGIHIDKKYGDSLLMAKIGEEQYAFEIEKPCCLPMDFTGRPMKGYIYITPEGFDLDTDLEYWLELVLSFNRKNN